In Astyanax mexicanus isolate ESR-SI-001 chromosome 17, AstMex3_surface, whole genome shotgun sequence, a single window of DNA contains:
- the LOC103035934 gene encoding proteinase-activated receptor 1-like gives MEVRAALLLMTAAYAVTANSNGSDPRSFAVFRKTPETSTYEPIDYPLPEEKHPEKGNISTRRSKLRSLCNSATQNCSRGASVETLHVSDLAQTFLTGPLATGFFPTIYSLVFLVSVPLNTVAFVVFTCRIRQKKSVVVYMSQLALADLLFGLLLPLKVHYYARGSDWVFGEAACRVFTTAFYGYMNLSVLLVMCMSVDRMLAVAYPFVSLFWRKPWIAALVCAGAWILAVVGTIPLLTMQQTMKISQVGTTCHDALNPEDPQYLILFSTISCLFFFLPLVITMACYAVILLTLRPQNSFQGALASSSLSRKRRKRAMVTVCAVMVEFVVCFAPTNVILLVHCLLLGMDGKTAGGDGMYAAYMVALCLGSVSACLDPLLYYFGSSQCRQQVSIALWWRKGKQASRAFQSSSSQETCQYSLPCGSITH, from the exons ATGGAGGTCCGAGCTGCCCTGCTTCTGATGACTGCTGCTTACGCCGTCACTGCCAACTCTAACG GCAGTGACCCTCGCAGTTTTGCAGTGTTCAGAAAGACACCAGAGACCAGCACTTATGAACCAATCGACTACCCACTTCCTGAGGAGAAACACCCAGAGAAAGGGAACATCAGCACGCGTAGATCTAAGCTGCGTTCTTTGTGCAACAGCGCCACTCAGAACTGCAGCAGAGGTGCATCTGTAGAGACCCTACATGTCTCAGATTTGGCCCAAACTTTCCTCACTGGGCCGCTGGCCACAGGCTTCTTCCCCACCATCTATTCCCTCGTTTTCCTCGTCAGTGTGCCACTCAACACGGTGGCGTTTGTGGTGTTCACCTGTCGCATCCGCCAGAAGAAGTCGGTGGTGGTGTACATGTCTCAGCTGGCCCTGGCAGATCTGCTGTTTGGCCTGCTTCTGCCGCTGAAGGTGCACTACTACGCCCGTGGTTCAGATTGGGTGTTTGGAGAGGCGGCGTGCCGTGTGTTCACCACTGCCTTTTATGGATACATGAACTTGTCCGTGCTGCTGGTCATGTGCATGAGCGTGGACCGCATGCTGGCCGTGGCATACCCTTTCGTGTCCTTGTTCTGGCGTAAGCCGTGGATCGCAGCGCTGGTGTGTGCAGGGGCATGGATCCTGGCCGTGGTGGGTACGATACCCTTGTTGACCATGCAGCAGACTATGAAGATAAGTCAG GTAGGGACCACCTGTCATGATGCGCTGAACCCTGAGGACCCTCAATACCTGATACTCTTCTCAACTATCAGCTGCCTCTTTTTCTTCCTGCCTCTCGTCATCACAATGGCCTGCTACGCCGTCATCCTTCTCACACTCAGGCCCCAAAACTCCTTCCAAGGAGCGCTGGCATCCTCATCTTTATCGAGGAAGAGAAGGAAGAGAGCCATGGTCACGGTGTGTGCTGTGATGGTGGAGTTTGTGGTGTGCTTTGCGCCGACCAATGTCATTCTCCTGGTGCACTGTCTGCTGCTCGGGATGGATGGGAAAACCGCGGGCGGGGACGGGATGTACGCGGCCTACATGGTGGCTCTGTGTCTGGGCAGTGTCAGTGCGTGCTTGGACCCACTGCTCTACTACTTCGGCTCTTCTCAGTGCAGACAGCAAGTCAGCATCGCTCTGTGGTGGAGGAAAGGAAAGCAGGCGTCCAGGGCTTTTCAGTCCAGTTCATCACAAGAGACCTGCCAGTACAGCTTGCCGTGTGGATCTATCACACATTGA
- the LOC103034998 gene encoding SUN domain-containing protein 2-like: MLRRSSRLKSKYPSPDEDSTITSSTGSPTQISYRESPVRIFKKKSRTHRLTNDMGLESAVHSSSQKTKVTMSPPSSTVTPIIPSPSSLMEKQKLFLKISLEEGYNNTRRPNARSRSGLLKLYWWLGPAWYSLIAGISWINVSLLSSTVVMRKTILLIILLLLLVFGLFYRYPYFTDPDLFTDTQASIQLPLNDNASSATLLALKEEINADLYRNQARWTESMENLMIEIRMLKEEGQKQKITHEMLELDMKALRVRLGSVHSEHKVMVKELSGIHHQLSDLRSEVSLLHSSSEQFSHRLDTQETQNLRLKKELSDWLLQHVTWLDSSGQDVVMQPELQMALETLEKNIMDKLDKDREKDVGSTVGETLQEEEVRALTIKDVKQIVHRALSVFRADGTGMADYALESSGACVINSRCSESYHGQIACFSIFGIPLFYYTNSPRTVIQPELYPGKCWAFRGSEGFLTISLSSPVKITHVTLEHLPRVLSPTGHINSAPKDFAVYGMTDENEGGKLLGRFTYDQEGEPIQTFKIPVSANEVYWLVELRILSNWGNPEYTCIYRFRVHGQPWTS, translated from the exons ATGTTGAGACGTAGCTCCAGATTAAAGTCAAAGTACCCCAGTCCTGATGAGGACTCCACCATCACCAGCTCTACCGGATCTCCAACACAGATCTCGTACAGGGAGAGTCCtgtccg GATCTTCAAGAAGAAGAGCAGAACCCACAGGCTGACTAATGACATGG GGTTGGAATCGGCCGTGCACAGCTCTAGCCAAAAGACGAAGGTTACAATGTCCCCTCCAAGCAGCACAGTGACCCCTATAATCCCCAGCCCCTCCAGTCTCATGGAGAAGCAGAAGCTCTTTTTGAAAATCTCTTTAGAGGAGGGTTACAACAACACGAGACGTCCGAACGCCAGATCCA gaAGTGGACTATTAAAGTTGTATTGGTGGCTTGGACCAGCCTGGTACAGTCTGATTGCTGGTATATCTTGGATCAATGTTTCTCTGCTCAGCAG CACTGTGGTCATGAGGAAGACTATACTTCTCATCATCCTGCTACTTCTGCTGGTTTTCG GTTTATTCTACAGGTATCCTTATTTCACTGATCCGGATTTGTTCACTGACACGCAGGCCTCCATTCAACTTCCTCTGAAT GACAATGCATCCTCTGCCACTCTGCTGGCTTTAAAGGAAGAAATAAATGCTGATCTTTACAGGAATCAAGCCAGGTGGACTGAGAGCATGGAGAACTTAATG ATAGAGATCAGGATGCTGAAAGAAGAAGGGCAGAAGCAGAAAATCACACATGAG atgctgGAATTGGATATGAAGGCATTGAGAGTGAGACTGGGATC TGTTCACTCTGAGCATAAAGTTATGGTTAAAGAGCTGAGTGGAATCCACCATCAGCTATCTGACCTGAGATCAGAGGTGTCTCTCCTCCACTCATCCTCTGAACAATTCAGTCACAGACTGGACACCCAGGAAACTCAGAATCTCAGG CTGAAGAAggagctctctgattggctgctccagCATGTGACATGGTTAGACAGCTCTGGACAGGATGTAGTGATGCAGCCTGAGCTGCAGATGGCCCTAGAAACCCTGGAGAAGAATATCATGGACAAACTggacaaagacagagagaaggatGTGGGGAGTACTGTGGGAGAGACACTGCAAGAGGAGGAAGTCAGAGCACTTACTATAAAG GATGTAAAACAGATTGTCCACAGAGCTCTGAGTGTGTTCAGGGCTGATGGAACTGGTATGGCCGACTATGCGCTGGAATCTTCAG gtgccTGTGTGATCAACAGCCGTTGCTCGGAGTCGTATCACGGCCAGATTGCCTGTTTCAGTATATTTGGAATACCTCTGTTTTACTACACTAATAGCCCTCGCACTGTTATACAG CCTGAGCTGTATCCCGGCAAGTGTTGGGCTTTCCGTGGTTCTGAGGGGTTCCTGACAATCTCTCTGTCTTCCCCGGTGAAAATAACCCACGTTACCCTGGAGCACCTGCCTAGAGTCCTCTCACCAACAGGGCACATCAACAGCGCTCCGAAGGACTTCGCTGTTTAC GGAATGACTGATGAGAACGAGGGAGGAAAACTTCTTGGAAGGTTCACTTACGACCAAGAGGGAGAACCTATCCAGACCTTCAAGATTCCT GTCTCTGCAAACGAGGTGTATTGGCTGGTGGAGTTACGGATCCTCAGTAACTGGGGGAACCCGGAGTACACATGTATTTACCGGTTCAGGGTTCACGGCCAGCCCTGGACAAGCTGA